CTAACGGCTTGCCAGCGGAAATTAAAGGTTTGCAGTATGACTTTATTCTAAGTACATATGCACTGCACCATTTAACTGACGAAGAGAAGGTTTCTTTTATTAAGGAATTATTGCCATTGCTAACGGATGGAGGCAAAATCCTGATCGGGGACATTGCCTTTGAAACGAGGAAGCATCTCGAAATCTGTAAAAATGACAGCAAAGACTTCTGGGATGATGATGAATTTTACTTTGTATTCAATGAGATCTGTTCTGATTTAGCGGATAGCTGCAAACTGGAATTCCTGCCGATGTCCCATTGTGGCGGAGTGATAGAGGTTAGGAAGAAATGATTGGGTTAGCACTGCTTTTGTAAGGCAGTGCTTGTTCTATTTTGAAAAAATGGAGGCAGATCCAGTGTGAAAATAAGGCTAATAACTTTTTCTTTGGCAGTCATTCTTATGGGAGCCGGGTTGACTACATTCCCAACAGCC
This portion of the Mesobacillus sp. S13 genome encodes:
- a CDS encoding class I SAM-dependent methyltransferase — protein: MLNKQGFDLWADGYDQTVQVSEENGVYPFAGYHAILNTIFNDVMEKENARVLDIGFGTGVLTSKLYENGHHIDGIDFSERMIALAQAKMPKASLIEWDIANGLPAEIKGLQYDFILSTYALHHLTDEEKVSFIKELLPLLTDGGKILIGDIAFETRKHLEICKNDSKDFWDDDEFYFVFNEICSDLADSCKLEFLPMSHCGGVIEVRKK